Sequence from the Cucumis sativus cultivar 9930 chromosome 1, Cucumber_9930_V3, whole genome shotgun sequence genome:
CATGCAAATCATAACTCGTTAGTCCGTAAACATTAAGagattgtgtttatttagtttcaaaattttaaagtgaaTATCTACGTACTTTATCTCCAAACTTCGaactaatttattaagttaCTAAACTTTAacgtatttaaaaaaatatacatgtatatgttgttagatatataaaacaaaattgaagatttattAGACATAATGCTTTTAACTTATTCTCCTAAACCTACTACTTATGTATATGtctaacacaaaattaaaagttcataaacctactagctaaacatgtacattttaaagttcaaaaactaaatagacAAGCcctataatttagttatatcGGCACTTTTAACACTCTTTCATACCATGCgcgtatgtgtatatatatacacgtaaCTAAGTGTGTGTTGCAACAAACAACATTATTACATTATTACATTGTTGATGAGAAGGAATACTATGGGAGAGAATTGGGAAAGTCTTCAACTACCAATAGCCAATGTTGAGAGAATAATGAAGAAGATAGTTCCAGAAAAGGGAAAGATTTCAAAAGAAGCCAAGAAGAGAATGCAAGAATGTGCGAATGAGTTCATTAACTTTGTCACAAGTGAAGCAGCACAAAGATGTCAGAATGAGAATAGAAGAACTCTCAATGGTGATGATATCTATTGGGCATTTGATTCTCTTGGCTTAGATAATTATGCTGAGGCTTCTTCCAAGTACCTGCTTAAGTTCAGAGAAGCTGAGAGAATCAAAGCTTCTGATAAAGCTATTATTACTTTCCAAGATCAACATGCAGGAGAAGAGGATCAATGAGTACAATATGATGAACATCAATTATCATAAAGAGCTAATATTAGTATCAAAtactttttcttgttttttccaGTCTTTTTGTTTCTCGTTCTTTTTCGAAGTTTCTCGGGGTTTTCAATGTGGTCGGTTTTGTGCAGTTGAACGTATGAAAGAAACCATACGAGTGTTCGGGacatgaaaattttagaatctacATTCGAATTGTCAAACTTGTGCCATTTGAtcgatttttttaatactctTGGTAtgtttctctcattttctttcgcATTGGTATGAAAggtttagaaaacaaaacaaatagcAGCTATGGAAGTAGGTTGAGGAGctataaagatatttttgattttgtatcaacTGGTTATTAGAATCATCGGTTTTGACTTTGAGCTTAATAGTATGATAATGAACTCTGGTTTAgtctaattaaataataataaaactttcaCGTAGTAAAATATGTTTCGTTATAATggcataaattttcaaaagaagtATCTAAATTAAGCATTTGATTGAGCACTACCATCAACTTTGTATCATCTTTCACACTCTCgatgaattttttaacttattattaGTTAAACCAAGTTGATGACTAACAAAGTCAAATGAAAGATAGGAAATGAATGAGCAAATTCATGTGGggaaaacaaatttttgttgtaaCATCTTTT
This genomic interval carries:
- the LOC101208858 gene encoding nuclear transcription factor Y subunit B-4; translated protein: MGENWESLQLPIANVERIMKKIVPEKGKISKEAKKRMQECANEFINFVTSEAAQRCQNENRRTLNGDDIYWAFDSLGLDNYAEASSKYLLKFREAERIKASDKAIITFQDQHAGEEDQ